The Nocardia arthritidis genome has a window encoding:
- a CDS encoding LCP family protein, whose product MAWHSVDALISNIERIGDLGLGGGRDGATDILLVGVDSRTDAHGNPLTDAERAMLHAGDEVGTNTDTIVLVRVPNDGRSATAISIPRDSYVDIPGLGMGKINSAYGATKETQRLKLIKEGVAEDEAEKRATLAGRQALIKTVGNLTGITVDHYAEVSLLGFVLLTDAVGGVDVCLNNPVDEWMSGANFPAGRQRLNGPQALSFVRQRHELPRGDLDRIVRQQVYMAQLVHQILSAKTLSNPGRLKQLSDGVGRTVVLDEDWDVLAFLQQLKDLAGGKVRFETVPVTDLNGETAAGESVVRVDPKAVKKYVASVVDAPPEAPVGVDPTTVTVDVYNAGPVGGLAGQVSQSLAAKGFRTGDVGNYTGGTVPGSRVLAADSTSPKAKAVAKALGGLTVVTDTTQSADSVSVVLAGDYSGPGSAASGIFDTSATASNGATPVAPAPPIDAGQNGPKCVN is encoded by the coding sequence ATGGCCTGGCACAGCGTCGACGCGCTGATCTCGAATATCGAGCGGATCGGCGATCTCGGACTCGGCGGCGGCCGGGACGGCGCCACCGACATCCTGCTGGTCGGCGTGGACAGCCGCACCGACGCGCACGGCAATCCGCTCACCGACGCCGAGCGCGCCATGCTGCACGCGGGCGACGAGGTCGGCACCAACACCGACACCATCGTGCTGGTCCGGGTGCCCAACGACGGCCGGTCGGCCACCGCCATCTCGATACCGCGCGACTCCTACGTCGATATACCGGGTCTGGGCATGGGCAAGATCAATTCGGCGTACGGCGCGACCAAGGAGACCCAGCGGCTGAAGCTGATCAAGGAGGGCGTCGCCGAGGACGAGGCCGAGAAGCGGGCCACCCTCGCGGGCCGCCAGGCGCTGATCAAAACGGTCGGCAATCTGACCGGCATCACCGTCGACCACTACGCCGAGGTCAGCCTGCTCGGCTTCGTCCTGCTGACCGATGCGGTCGGCGGCGTCGACGTCTGCCTGAACAACCCGGTCGACGAATGGATGTCGGGCGCCAACTTCCCCGCGGGCCGTCAGCGCCTCAACGGTCCGCAGGCGCTGAGCTTCGTCCGGCAGCGACACGAACTGCCGCGCGGCGACCTCGACCGGATCGTGCGCCAGCAGGTGTACATGGCACAGCTGGTGCATCAGATACTCAGCGCGAAGACGCTCAGCAATCCGGGCCGACTAAAACAGCTCAGCGACGGCGTCGGTCGCACCGTCGTACTCGACGAGGACTGGGATGTGCTGGCCTTCCTGCAACAGCTCAAGGATCTGGCCGGCGGCAAGGTGCGGTTCGAGACCGTCCCGGTGACCGATCTGAACGGTGAGACCGCGGCGGGCGAATCGGTGGTGCGGGTGGATCCGAAGGCGGTCAAGAAGTATGTCGCCTCGGTGGTAGACGCACCGCCCGAGGCTCCGGTGGGGGTGGATCCGACCACCGTCACCGTCGACGTGTACAACGCGGGCCCCGTCGGCGGGCTGGCGGGGCAGGTGTCACAGTCGTTGGCGGCCAAGGGTTTCCGCACCGGCGATGTCGGGAACTATACCGGGGGAACGGTACCGGGCAGCCGGGTGCTCGCTGCCGACAGCACCAGCCCCAAGGCCAAGGCGGTGGCCAAGGCGCTCGGCGGATTGACCGTGGTGACGGATACCACCCAGTCCGCGGATTCGGTGAGCGTGGTGTTGGCGGGCGATTATTCTGGTCCGGGCTCGGCGGCGAGCGGCATATTCGATACGTCGGCAACGGCGTCGAACGGCGCGACGCCCGTCGCACCCGCCCCACCGATCGACGCAGGCCAGAACGGACCGAAATGTGTGAACTGA